The nucleotide window catatatatacatatattttgctgtGCCTAGACACTCTCActactaatttaaaaattgtcttaaaaaaaatggacccactttttttttcttctcaaacAATTACAAATATAACTTACATTCGTACAAatccgcaatttttatttttcttaaaattaaataaatttttttcattcatctggAGATACATgcttatgtacatttacccgCATTTTGACTTACGTATGTtctagttattttttgcttcccggtcaggttataaaataatatatcccAATTTGCTTTTACGATCGCGAAACGTGAAGGCCGCTACATCAAAACTAACACTTGAACTCTAAAAGCTAAAcactaaacataaaaaaatgaatcctacaccctgaaccctaaatctTAGTTCAGCACGAAACATTTCATTTATAAATActtaatattttgaaatcATAAATTAATGTAGTTTTGATAATGAAAGGTCAAGATAAATTCGAAGAAATAATAGTAATTTACATTTACTCTATGTCGTTACTTTTATTCCATTCACTTATATGGTTCATATTTTATACTATATTACgactaatatttttaaatgtagaaatcaaaattttcatgcatgtttcattttatgtagAGATTACTCGAATCACCTTCAAGCGATTTACTAtcaggaaaattttataacgCTTTAAATCAGAATGTTCAGGGTTTACGTAAATACTTTAAGGATTGTGAATCATTAAATTCTGTGCCTAAtggaaattttcttaaaatctATTGTGCCCAGCtcgtaaaatatataaaaacaaaatatgaaaattcacatgaacaaaataatgaataCGATGATTGCTCACTTTTAAACTATTGGATATTCGGAAAATTAGTTCAATTTTATGGTTCTAATAGGGATAGCAATTTTATCCGAGCATTTGCTGCATTGCATCTAATGTAGAGTCGTGTTATTCCTAATAATTCCAGCATATCTTCTAATAATATATGTGATCCTATCTTTGAAATCTATAAACAGGATGATTGGTATGAAAGAAAGGAATTTTACGATTATTGTGTCGATTACAAAACACTTTTAGATACTGCTAATTCTTATGATAGTAGTTGCGAGGTATATTATAAGTACATTGAAAGTAAAATTCcaatatatgaacatattAAGAAACTCTGTACATCAGAAAATGCGGAAAAGTGTCCGAATTTTTATGCACAATTCAAGGATTACGATCCCAAATTGTTGCTATCTAATCTAAAATGTCATAAGACAATGCTAGAAAAAGAGCCAGCTCTGGAAAATGTTATGGCCACACAGGCTATTGTAACATCTCTTAAATAAGAAGATGCTTCTACATTAGCAGGAAGAACGGGATTACCAGATCCTTCACTAAAAGGAAATGGAAGTTCTAGTACTGTGACCAAAGCTGGTAATGCACTTTTGGGAGTAGTTGTAACTACTATGACATCAGgatttttatataaggtaaacaaaaattcACATTTACACATATTAATAGTATAAACTATATTTCAATTTACATTATGTATCtacaaataataaataaatatgttg belongs to Plasmodium cynomolgi strain B DNA, scaffold: 0256, whole genome shotgun sequence and includes:
- a CDS encoding hypothetical protein (putative), producing the protein RLLESPSSDLLSGKFYNALNQNVQGLRKYFKDCESLNSVPNGNFLKIYCAQLVKYIKTKYENSHEQNNEYDDCSLLNYWIFGKLSRVIPNNSSISSNNICDPIFEIYKQDDWYERKEFYDYCVDYKTLLDTANSYDSSCEVYYKYIESKIPIYEHIKKLCTSENAEKCPNFYAQFKDYDPKLLLSNLKCHKTMLEKEPALENVMATQAIVTSLK